Part of the Weissella coleopterorum genome is shown below.
TCCGATCCCGCTTCAATTTCATCTGGCAAAATTGATAAAATAACATTACCATTTTTTTCTGCCGATAGTAACATTCCTTCTGAAACATACTTTTTCATCATCGTTCGGGGCTTTAAATTAGCCACAAACGCAACTTTTTTTCCAACCAATTCTTGATAGTTTGGGTACCATTGCTTAATTCCAGATAAAATAATGCGACCATTGGCAGTTCCATCATCTAATTCAAATTTCAATAATTTCTTAGACTTCTCAATTTCTGAAACACCCTTGATTTCAGCTACTTTCAATGAAACTTTTTCAAAATCATCAAATTCAATTAATTCACTCTCAATGACAGGTGTGTCATTGTCTGCAGTAGCCTTTGCCTTTTTTACAGCTGCCGTTTCTTTACCCCCACCCATCATTGAATCACGAATATACGTAACTTCTTTTTCAACATCAATCCGGGGGAAAATTGGGGTTCCTTTGGCAACAACCTTACCACCAGTAGGTAAATCCTCAAACTTTAATTGCTCAATTGCCAAATTTGAGTCAGCTAGGCCTAATTGTTTAAATATTTCCCCTGGAGTTCTAGACAAAGCTGGTTGGAGTAAAATAGCAATAACTCTTAATGCTCCTGCTAAATGCGCCATCACTGAAGCCAAGGCTTTTTGATTCGCCTCATCTTTAGCCAATACCCATGGTTGCGTTTCATCAATATATTTATTTGCGCGAGCAATTAATTTCCAAATTTCCGCTAAAGCGTCTGAAACATGAAGTGTTTGCATATATTCATTGTATTTGACAATGACTTCCTCAGTTACTTGAATCAAACTAGCATCAAATTCTGTTATACCTGTATTCAAAGATGGAATCACTCCCGCCTCATATTTATTGATCATTGCGATCGTTCGATTCAACAAATTCCCAAGATCATTTGCCAAATCAGAATTTAACTTACCTACGAAATCTTCAGGTGTAAAGATCCCATCATTTCCAAACGGCATCGCACGTAAAAGATAATAACGAACTGCATCAACGCCATAACGCTCCGCTAAGACATCAGGATACACAACATTTCCCTTTGACTTAGACATTTTACCATCTTTCATCGTTAACCAGCCATGTCCAATTACATTTTCTGGCAATTCCAGCCCTAATGCATGCAACATAATTGGCCAATAAATAGTATGGAAACGAACAATTTCTTTTCCTAACAATTGAACATTAGCTGGCCAATACTTTTTAAACTTACTATCGTCTTCTGAATCGTATCCTAACGCTGTAATATAATTTGATAAAGCGTCAATCCACACATAGATTACGTGTTTCGGATCAGATTCAACGGGTACGCCCCATTTAAATGAAGTTCTTGTCACTGCCAAATCTTCCAAGCCTGGCTTAATGAAATTATTAATCATTTCATTCATCCGCGTTGCAGGTTGAATAAAGTTAGGGTGGTTTTGGTAATATTCAAGCAACCAATCGGCATATTTAGACATCGCAAAGAAATATGATTCTTCCTTAACTAATTCCACTTCATGACCTGATGGCGCTTTACCACCAATAACTCGACCCTGATCATCACGATAAACTTCAGCCAATTGTGATTCAGTAAAATACTCCTCATCATCAACTGAATACCAGCCCTCATACTCACCTTTATAAATATCACCTTGGGCTAGTAATTGATTAAAGATCTTTGTTATTGCCTTTTCATGAATTTCATCAGTTGTCCGAATAAATCCATCGTTAGTGATATCTAGTGATGCCCAGAGTGCCTTAATTTCACTGGCCATTCCATCAACATAAGCCTTAGGTGTGATTCCCATTTTATCAGCTTTCTGTTCAATCTTAAGACCATGTTCATCGGTTCCAGTTAAATAATATACATCCTCGTTTAATAATCGATGATATCGGGCTGCTGCATCAGCTAATACCGTAGTATATGTATTCCCAATGTGTAGTTTACCTGATGGGTAGTAAATGGGGGTCGTGATATAAAAAGTCTTTTGCTCTGTCATATTTTTCCTACTTTCCAAATACAAATGAGTATTCGTTACTAAATTTAAATTTGTTCCCTAATAATAGTTAATTTAACACTTTATTTATTATAGCAGAAGCATTATGACTTGGTACTTTAATCTCATAAGATTTATATTGCTTTATCCATTTAAAAAAATATAACAAAAAAGCTCATCATAGACATGATGAACTATAAATTTGCGTCGCGACTTCCTATCCTCGCAGGAAGCGATCCTCCAACTACTTTTGGCGTTACTGAGCTTAACTTCTGTGTTCGGGATGGGAACAGGTGTGACCTCAGTGCTATCGTCACGACACGGATTTAATTGTTGAGAGTTAATTCCCTCAAAACTGAATCATATTTTTATAAATTTTAACAACATACCTTGAACCACCACGTCGTATTCAACTTGGTTAAGTCCTCGAACCATTAGTACTAGTCCGCTCCATACCTCACGGTACTTCCACTTCTAGCCTATCTACCTCATCATCTATAAGGGGTCTTACTTCTTTCGAATGGGAAATCTCATCTCGAGGCGAGTTTCACACTTAGATGCTTTCAGCGTTTATCTCATCCGTACATAGCTACTCAGCGATGCTCCTGGCGGAACAACTGATACACCAGTGGTACGTCCACCCCGGTCCTCTCGTACTAAGGGCAGCTCCTCTCAAATTTCCTACGCCCGCGACGGATAGGGACCGAACTGTCTCACGACGTTCTGAACCCAGCTCGCGTACCGCTTTAATGGGCGAACAGCCCAACCCTTGGGACCGACTACAGCCCCAGGATGCGATGAGCCGACATCGAGGTGCCAAACCTCCCCGTCGATGTGGACTCTTGGGGAGATAAGCCTGTTATCCCCAGGGTAGCTTTTATCCGTTGAGCGATGGCCCTTCCATGCGGAACCACCGGATCACTAAGTCCTACTTTCGTACCTGCTCGACCTGTTAGTCTCGCAGTCAAGCTCGCTTTTGCCTTTACACTCTACGAATGATTTCCAACCATTCTGAGCGAACCTTTGAGCGCCTCCGTTACCTTTTAGGAGGCGACCGCCCCAGTCAAACTGCCTGCCAGACACTGTCTTCCACCACGATTAGTGGTGTGAGTTAGAGTGATCATACAACGAGGGTAGTATCCCACTATTGCCTCCATCGAAACTAGCGTTCCGATTTCTACGGCTCCTACCTATTCTGTACAAGCTGCACAAGCACTCAATATCAAGCTACAGTAAAGCTCCATGGGGTCTTTCCGTCCTGTCGCGGGTAACCCGCATCTTCACGGGTATTTAAATTTCACCGAGTCTCTCGTTGAGACAGTGCCCAGATCGTTACGCCTTTCGTGCGGGTCGGAACTTACCCGACAAGGAATTTCGCTACCTTAGGACCGTTATAGTTACGGCCGCCGTTTACTGGGGCTTCAATTCGCACCTTCGCTATTGCTAAGCACTCCTTTTAACCTTCCAGCACCGGGCAGGCGTCAGCCCCTATACGTCATCTTTCGATTTTGCAGAAACCTGTGTTTTTGATAAACAGTCGCCTGGGCCTATTCACTGCGGCTCAGCTTGCGCTGAGCACCCCTTCTCCCGAAGTTACGGGGTCATTTTGCCGAGTTCCTTAACGAGAGTTCACTCGCACACCTTAGGATTCTCTCCTCGACTACCTGTGTCGGTTTGCGGTACGGGCAGGTAAACACTAACTAGAAGCTTTTCTCGGCAGCGTGACATCATGGACTTCTCTACTTTATTTCGATCCTCATCATCACTTGTTCTTATAGGGATAAGCATTTAACTACTCCCAAAACTTGTGATTTAACCCAGCACTTCCAGTCGCTGGGATCC
Proteins encoded:
- the metG gene encoding methionine--tRNA ligase, with product MTEQKTFYITTPIYYPSGKLHIGNTYTTVLADAAARYHRLLNEDVYYLTGTDEHGLKIEQKADKMGITPKAYVDGMASEIKALWASLDITNDGFIRTTDEIHEKAITKIFNQLLAQGDIYKGEYEGWYSVDDEEYFTESQLAEVYRDDQGRVIGGKAPSGHEVELVKEESYFFAMSKYADWLLEYYQNHPNFIQPATRMNEMINNFIKPGLEDLAVTRTSFKWGVPVESDPKHVIYVWIDALSNYITALGYDSEDDSKFKKYWPANVQLLGKEIVRFHTIYWPIMLHALGLELPENVIGHGWLTMKDGKMSKSKGNVVYPDVLAERYGVDAVRYYLLRAMPFGNDGIFTPEDFVGKLNSDLANDLGNLLNRTIAMINKYEAGVIPSLNTGITEFDASLIQVTEEVIVKYNEYMQTLHVSDALAEIWKLIARANKYIDETQPWVLAKDEANQKALASVMAHLAGALRVIAILLQPALSRTPGEIFKQLGLADSNLAIEQLKFEDLPTGGKVVAKGTPIFPRIDVEKEVTYIRDSMMGGGKETAAVKKAKATADNDTPVIESELIEFDDFEKVSLKVAEIKGVSEIEKSKKLLKFELDDGTANGRIILSGIKQWYPNYQELVGKKVAFVANLKPRTMMKKYVSEGMLLSAEKNGNVILSILPDEIEAGSELG